A single Anopheles funestus chromosome 2RL, idAnoFuneDA-416_04, whole genome shotgun sequence DNA region contains:
- the LOC125774911 gene encoding uncharacterized protein LOC125774911 — translation MEHDDLTVQDGRMTSQREGHETPSIDRPAEHDNVVAVNTTPSCSAQVPVAVEGSPQSEGRLSHRGEQTMQTPWGYFPVRYTNVGTANVTPQIARPLPNQKSTSAQNDHTQPDFAGGVNDGASNSAMANTHRTVTPGWLMTSEQELRRKQLELDRLKIEVQQGLVELRERELELLKIGRVDAREPPTELEKASAWLLNKENGVSTDAAERPIGSFEKVQRSRYADNPTTATRNPATLYEATTPCDPDFREWQRALDELLSRDPRNRHKTTHGNGNNFGHSTLAQPFGHEYQHGTSAQTHAQLYGHSTSSPPRVQDRGYNTFAQPHGPVHQASAFTHPHTIAPGTHPYNPLTDGHAGTFGYSGYTFLSQSQIAARKASGRELPTFSGSAEQWPLFIASYEHSTAVCGYSDDENLMRLQKALKGAALEAVSSLLLLPSGLKDAIATLKLRFGRPDVIVDALIEKVRSMPAPRADRLETLADFGFAVRNMCATIRASGLPEYTCNVVLMKELVSKLPPTTCIEWARHQQRLPSVTLTEFGSWISDLAEALSRVVPVRSDGPSDTDRRRSGKPSRPEQRHPTTTHMNMHATAPSGKYTPPTPKCSACQGECASLVDCQRFLEMTVAARKEHVSECKLCRKCLKSHKGWCHLKTLCGLNGCEAMHHKLLHGALSTSNAPEKHCLTHSGSNDRTLFRYVPVMVRGKDGRVVHTYAFLDEGSSSTFMDHSLMEELGLSGMSRPLCLKWTGDTTKDEKASVQLAVQISGAYKGAPVHDLAKVHTVTNLALPSQSIDMQQLEAAYPHLKRLQLTSYTNAVPRLLIGVDNCRLGKSLKCIEGRMNEPIASKTRLGWIIYGPCPIATANVTGGYRNFHICRCERNNDDLLTAEVKAYPSLDSLGIIKLPRPLKSKHDEQALAILSKETKLQGDRFETGQRWKYDDNRLPCNKAATLKRHVIPKLTKTPDITPSRWFNEPSFLWDPESNWPIYEAPTTSTAEKLRPNVLHHSIADRLIDFNRFSRWKKLLRTVRYVVRFIANVRRAMRRHIFLGGPLTQEQLAQAECTLFSRIQADVYARKICCLKREPPRSQPWKSGVEKNSPLYKLSPVLNAHEVVRMRGRLAGTLNVSEILRQRGIIFTCLTSRAMHLKMAHSLTTASCIMAIRRFVRRGKPWEMFSNLVGSARELEEALQAVDVDALMAEFAGPDMKWSFNPPAASHLGRCWERLVRSVKKVLDDEMDTPLTKNHLLLGTSNGSKPPVVFTEGGAVVKSAWRAAQHFADLFWKRWIAEYLSRLTRRSKWIENVRPIQLGNTVVAIDNCLPRNSWPKKSCDRGS, via the coding sequence ATGGAACACGACGATCTGACGGTGCAAGACGGGCGTATGACGAGCCAGCGAGAGGGCCATGAAACACCCTCGATTGACCGGCCGGCAGAGCACGACAACGTAGTCGCGGTGAATACGACGCCATCGTGTTCAGCTCAAGTACCCGTGGCCGTCGAAGGATCGCCCCAGAGCGAAGGGAGGCTAAGCCACCGAGGCGAGCAAACTATGCAAACCCCGTGGGGATATTTTCCGGTAAGATACACAAACGTCGGTACGGCGAACGTGACACCGCAGATAGCCCGGCCGCTCCCTAACCAGAAATCGACAAGCGCACAAAACGATCATACACAACCGGACTTCGCGGGAGGCGTCAATGATGGCGCATCCAACTCAGCGATGGCGAACACTCATCGGACAGTGACCCCTGGCTGGTTAATGACCTCCGAGCAGGAACTACGAAGGAAGCAGCTTGAGCTTGATCGTTTAAAAATCGAAGTGCAACAAGGTTTAGTGGAACTCCGCGAGCGTGAGCTGGAGTTATTAAAAATAGGTCGAGTAGATGCGCGCGAACCACCTACCGAATTGGAAAAGGCGAGTGCATGGCTGCTGAACAAAGAAAATGGTGTTTCAACTGACGCTGCGGAAAGGCCCATCGGATCCTTCGAAAAGGTCCAACGCTCTCGATATGCGGATAACCCGACCACAGCCACACGAAACCCAGCAACGTTATATGAAGCAACTACGCCATGTGATCCGGATTTCCGGGAGTGGCAACGCGCGCTCGATGAACTTCTGTCGCGAGATCCTCGCAACAGGCACAAGACGACGCACGGAAACGGTAACAACTTTGGACACAGCACTTTGGCACAACCATTCGGACACGAGTATCAACACGGCACAtcggcacaaacacacgctcaATTATACGGACACAGCACCTCTTCACCACCCCGCGTACAAGATCGCGGATACAACACCTTCGCACAGCCTCATGGACCCGTTCACCAGGCTAGCGCATTTACACATCCACACACGATCGCACCTGGAACTCACCCGTACAACCCGTTGACTGATGGACATGCAGGAACTTTCGGATATTCCGGATACACATTCTTGAGCCAATCCCAAATTGCCGCACGAAAGGCCAGCGGAAGAGAGTTGCCTACCTTCTCAGGATCGGCAGAACAGTGGCCACTCTTTATTGCAAGCTACGAGCACTCTACGGCGGTCTGCGGTTATTCCGACGATGAAAACCTGATGAGGTTGCAGAAAGCGTTGAAAGGAGCTGCATTGGAAGCGGTGAgttcgttgctgttgctgccatCGGGATTGAAGGACGCTATAGCCACACTCAAGCTGCGCTTCGGTAGACCTGATGTGATTGTGGACGCGTTGATAGAGAAAGTGAGGAGCATGCCAGCACCAAGAGCTGATAGACTGGAGACTTTGGCCGACTTTGGATTCGCGGTACGAAACATGTGTGCGACCATCAGGGCGTCTGGGCTGCCCGAATACACATGCAACGTAGTCCTGATGAAGGAGCTGGTATCGAAACTGCCGCCGACGACCTGCATCGAGTGGGCGAGACATCAACAGCGGTTACCCAGCGTAACGTTGACGGAGTTCGGAAGTTGGATCAGCGACCTAGCAGAGGCTCTTAGTAGAGTGGTTCCCGTAAGATCTGACGGACCGTCAGACACAGACCGCCGGCGCAGTGGGAAACCTTCACGACCAGAGCAGCGTCATCCGACCACCACGCACATGAACATGCACGCTACAGCCCCGAGCGGTAAGTACACTCCTCCTACACCTAAATGTTCCGCATGCCAGGGAGAGTGTGCAAGCCTAGTCGATTGTCAACGGTTCCTCGAGATGACGGTAGCTGCAAGAAAGGAACACGTAAGTGAATGTAAACTGTgccgaaaatgtttaaaatctcATAAGGGATGGTGCCATCTTAAAACGCTCTGTGGTTTGAACGGCTGCGAGGCGATGCATCACAAGCTGCTTCATGGGGCCTTGAGTACCAGTAACGCGCCGGAGAAGCACTGTTTAACGCATTCCGGCTCAAATGATCGCACCTTGTTCCGTTATGTCCCGGTAATGGTACGTGGTAAAGACGGCAGAGTGGTTCACACCTACGCGTTTCTCGACGAAGGATCATCGTCGACCTTTATGGACCACAGTCTGATGGAAGAGTTGGGTTTGAGTGGTATGTCCCGGCCGTTGTGTCTCAAGTGGACAGGAGATACAACCAAAGATGAAAAGGCCTCCGTCCAATTAGCGGTGCAGATCTCTGGTGCGTACAAAGGGGCTCCCGTACacgacttggctaaggtgcacACCGTTACCAATCTAGCGTTACCCTCACAGTCGATTGATATGCAACAATTGGAAGCAGCGTACCCACACTTGAAACGTTTGCAGTTAACTTCTTACACCAATGCTGTACCTCGACTTCTAATTGGTGTAGACAACTGTAGATTGGGAAAATCTCTAAAATGTATAGAAGGAAGGATGAACGAACCAATTGCATCAAAAACGCGCCTGGGCTGGATTATATACGGACCGTGTCCGATTGCAACCGCTAACGTGACTGGAGGTTACAGAAACTTTCATATTTGCAGATGCGAGAGAAACAACGATGATCTGCTGACGGCTGAGGTCAAGGCATATCCCTCTCTGGATTCGCTAGGTATCATTAAACTTCCGCGTCCTCTCAAATCCAAGCACGATGAACAGGCGTTGGCGATACTTAGCAAGGAAACGAAGCTGCAGGGTGACAGGTTCGAAACAGGACAACGTTGGAAATACGACGACAACCGCTTGCCGTGTAACAAAGCTGCCACCTTGAAACGCCACGTGATCCCGAAGTTGACAAAAACACCGGATATAACACCAAGCCGCTGGTTCAACGAGCCGAGTTTCCTATGGGACCCAGAGTCGAACTGGCCGATATATGAAGCACCTACTACGAGCACCGCCGAGAAACTACGTCCCAACGTGCTACATCACAGTATCGCTGATCGGTTAATAGATTTTAACCGCTTTTCCAGATGGAAAAAGCTTCTACGAACAGTAAGATATGTAGTAAGGTTCATTGCTAACGTCCGTCGTGCCATGCGGAGACACATCTTTTTAGGAGGACCTCTAACGCAGGAGCAACTGGCGCAAGCTGAGTGTACTCTGTTTAGCAGAATACAAGCCGATGTCTATGCACGCAAGATATGTTGCCTGAAAAGGGAGCCACCCCGGTCGCAGCCATGGAAGAGCGGAGTAGAGAAGAACAGCCCGCTTTACAAACTTTCGCCGGTACTCAACGCACACGAAGTAGTGAGGATGCGAGGACGACTAGCCGGTACCTTGAATGTCAGCGAAATACTCCGCCAAAGGGGAATTATATTTACCTGTCTGACGTCCCGAGCGATGCACCTGAAGATGGCTCATTCACTGACCACGGCTTCCTGTATCATGGCGATTCGACGTTTTGTTCGACGTGGAAAACCCTGGGAGATGTTTTCGAATTTGGTCGGTTCGGCACGGGAACTGGAAGAGGCACTTCAAGCTGTTGACGTCGACGCGCTGATGGCTGAATTTGCTGGCCCGGATATGAAGTGGAGCTTCAACCCGCCGGCTGCCTCACACCTCGGCAGATGCTGGGAGCGGTTGGTCCGCTCTGTAAAGAAGGTTCTAGACGACGAGATGGACACCCCGCTGACGAAAAACCATCTACTGCTTGGAACCTCCAACGGATCGAAGCCGCCCGTCGTATTTACCGAGGGTGGTGCCGTCGTGAAATCAGCTTGGCGAGCCGCTCAGCACTTCGCCGACTTATTCTGGAAGAGGTGGATAGCCGAATATCTTTCTAGGTTGACCCGTCGATCGAAGTGGATCGAAAACGTGCGGCCAATCCAGCTGGGTAACACTGTAGTAGCAATTGATAACTGTTTACCGCGCAACAGTTGGCCAAAAAAGTCGTGTGATCGAGGTAGTTAG
- the LOC125760976 gene encoding uncharacterized protein LOC125760976 — MAEYTRNGVCKDDAIEKTIVHEKISEASLRAEIIALQEKIKAMELRHPNTDGKLAHPEEVKYLIPEFSDGLGINQCLKTIRHNSEIYSWQDRTKLLYASGRLTGAAREWFDGFRNTIKTFDEFAEEIKKAFPDQANEALIHSQLASVSRKPSESYNSYVYRVNALGKKGRVSEEAIITYAIKGLSRDPIYNCLITRDYSDIYELIDFIKRRETHFLIRKTQDTRNPSSYSANASKTNTGKEMATERNGQRCYNCSDFGHHASQCTKPRRTPGSCFKCGSTTHIIRNCPEITKHSPTVAAVQDNEEVGDFEKDGNIVKLDPFQEF, encoded by the exons ATGGCGGAATACACGCGAAACGGTGTTTGTAAAGACGACGCCATTGAAAAAACCATAGTTCACGAGAAAATCAGTGAAGCCAGCCTTCGTGCCGAAATAATAGCCCTACAGGAAAAAATTAAGGCAATGGAGCTACGACATCCCAATACGGACGGAAAATTGGCGCATCCCGAAGAAGTAAAATACCTAAtaccggaattttccgacggcCTTGGTATCAACCAGTGCTTGAAAACTATTCGGCATAATAGTGAAATTTACAGCTGGCAAGACAGAACGAAATTGCTGTACGCAAGCGGTCGACTAACCGGAGCGGCTCGggaatggtttgatggttTCCGCAACACAATAAAAACGTTCGATGAGTTCgccgaagaaataaaaaaggcatttCCTGACCAAGCTAACGAAGCTCTGATACATAGTCAGCTAGCGTCGGTGTCTAGGAAGCCAAGTGAATCGTACAATAGCTATGTGTATCGTGTGAATGCACTTGGGAAAAAAGGCAGAGTGAGCGAGGAGGCCATAATCACATACGCCATCAAAGGGCTGTCTCGTGACCCAATCTACAACTGCTTAATCACAAGAGATTACAGTGATATCTATGAGCTAATAGATTTCATCAAACGTCGCGAAACGCATTTTCTGATACGCAAAACCCAAGATACTCGAAACCCATCCTCCTACAGTGCGAATGCTTCGAAGACGAACACAGGCAAAGAGATGGCGACAGAGCGAAACGGACAGAGATGTTACAACTGTTCGGATTTTGGGCATCATGCATCGCAATGTACAAAACCACGTCGTACTCCAGGTTCCTGTTTTAAATGCGGAAGCACAACTCATATCATCCGCAATTGTCCCGAGATCACCAAACATTCACCAACAGTAGCTGCAGTTCAGGATAATGAGGAAGTTGGAGATTTTGAAAAGGATGGAAATATTGTTAAGCTAGATCCCTTCCAAGAG TTCTAG